In one Diceros bicornis minor isolate mBicDic1 chromosome 2, mDicBic1.mat.cur, whole genome shotgun sequence genomic region, the following are encoded:
- the LOC131420831 gene encoding ral guanine nucleotide dissociation stimulator-like isoform X3: MESQLLGSPSPPVAKKREKKPNLTAFPPKLVVEQLTVMDVIVEVDTNRTCCTEWLCRLHEELFRKVVPSECLGSTWGKRNKPGHEHLGHTVRATIDHFRRVASLVITTCLGDPSMTAQDRARVVERWIQVAQECKILKNFSSPRTVTSALQKTSICHLKNTQGKALKNLRSAIAKTSP; the protein is encoded by the exons atggaaagtcagctat tgggaagtccatctccacctgtggctaagaagcgtgagaagaagcccaacctcacggccttccctcctaagctggtggtggagcagttgaccgtgatggatgtg attgtagaggtggacactaacaggacctgctgcacagagtggctgtgccggctccatgag gagctcttccggaaggtggtgccctctgagtgcctgggctccacctggggcaagaggaacaagcccggccaTGAGCACCTGGGACACACTGtccgggccaccatcgaccaTTTCAGAAGGGTGGctagcctcgtcatcaccacctgcctcggggacccgagcatgacggcccaggacagggcgagggtggtggagcgctggatccaggtggcccag gagtgcaagatcctgaagaacttctcctcgccccgcactgtcacctctgctctgcagaaaacctccatatgccacctgaagaacacacaggggaa agctctgaaaaacttaaggagcgctatagccaagacgagtccttga
- the LOC131420831 gene encoding ral guanine nucleotide dissociation stimulator-like isoform X1: MESQLLGSPSPPVAKKREKKPNLTAFPPKLVVEQLTVMDVIVEVDTNRTCCTEWLCRLHEELFRKVVPSECLGSTWGKRNKPGHEHLGHTVRATIDHFRRVASLVITTCLGDPSMTAQDRARVVERWIQVAQECKILKNFSSPRTVTSALQKTSICHLKNTQGKFPGKWKDGDRVVQASHGGDEVRGRKRMWDLSACSTWRGEGKNSDDSHATVSPQENL; encoded by the exons atggaaagtcagctat tgggaagtccatctccacctgtggctaagaagcgtgagaagaagcccaacctcacggccttccctcctaagctggtggtggagcagttgaccgtgatggatgtg attgtagaggtggacactaacaggacctgctgcacagagtggctgtgccggctccatgag gagctcttccggaaggtggtgccctctgagtgcctgggctccacctggggcaagaggaacaagcccggccaTGAGCACCTGGGACACACTGtccgggccaccatcgaccaTTTCAGAAGGGTGGctagcctcgtcatcaccacctgcctcggggacccgagcatgacggcccaggacagggcgagggtggtggagcgctggatccaggtggcccag gagtgcaagatcctgaagaacttctcctcgccccgcactgtcacctctgctctgcagaaaacctccatatgccacctgaagaacacacaggggaagtttcctg ggaaatggaaggatggtgatcgtgtggtgcaggcctcacatgggggtgatgaggtaagagggaggaaaagaatgtgggatctttctgcctgctccacctggagaggtgagggcaagaacagtgatgacagtcatgcgacagtgagtcctcaggagaacctgtga
- the LOC131420831 gene encoding ral guanine nucleotide dissociation stimulator-like isoform X2, which translates to MESQLLGSPSPPVAKKREKKPNLTAFPPKLVVEQLTVMDVIVEVDTNRTCCTEWLCRLHEELFRKVVPSECLGSTWGKRNKPGHEHLGHTVRATIDHFRRVASLVITTCLGDPSMTAQDRARVVERWIQVAQECKILKNFSSPRTVTSALQKTSICHLKNTQGKFPGRALKNLRSAIAKTSP; encoded by the exons atggaaagtcagctat tgggaagtccatctccacctgtggctaagaagcgtgagaagaagcccaacctcacggccttccctcctaagctggtggtggagcagttgaccgtgatggatgtg attgtagaggtggacactaacaggacctgctgcacagagtggctgtgccggctccatgag gagctcttccggaaggtggtgccctctgagtgcctgggctccacctggggcaagaggaacaagcccggccaTGAGCACCTGGGACACACTGtccgggccaccatcgaccaTTTCAGAAGGGTGGctagcctcgtcatcaccacctgcctcggggacccgagcatgacggcccaggacagggcgagggtggtggagcgctggatccaggtggcccag gagtgcaagatcctgaagaacttctcctcgccccgcactgtcacctctgctctgcagaaaacctccatatgccacctgaagaacacacaggggaagtttcctg ggagagctctgaaaaacttaaggagcgctatagccaagacgagtccttga